The following proteins come from a genomic window of Paenibacillus swuensis:
- a CDS encoding glycosyl hydrolase, with translation MMMRKLSYAWLMKSLSAAVLLSGLSGLSAIQVGAATVAETKAEVRNYLSTRAAATNNKVVSGQFAHYGDYATMSTFPSEVYTNTGSWAGMVGVDYAFIFQSGGGKYIKYDQPNQVAREYWKQGGLVTVSAHLYNPDNPLLGSKSELANETDIFTPGTTTYNNYREQLAKIADGLKVLRDEGIVVLWRPFHEMNAGWFWWGQMSTAKYKQLWTEMYTYFTNTRGLDNLLWVYAPISNGGTGSEVDDYYPGAGYVDVVGLDVYNSYIDPAHIVGYNELIALNKPFGFTEFGSGDGAGANPAFNWSNLIGGIKASFPKTAFFQAWNGNWTIGRYANTNGNLLMNDSWVANLEDIPAFGRQPNLVRNPGFEWGLTGWTWQNGFARSTADKYAGAYSAGFNGTGSYTNLFQTILTKPNTAYQLKFYAKTGATLGYKIVNSSWAVIASGSTPVNGVWTEYTLNFNSGSNSSVIVSITGLSGVSYVDNFTVVSP, from the coding sequence ATGATGATGAGAAAGTTATCTTATGCTTGGTTGATGAAGAGTTTGTCTGCGGCAGTATTACTTAGTGGTCTTTCCGGATTATCAGCGATCCAAGTCGGGGCCGCTACAGTGGCGGAAACGAAAGCGGAGGTTCGAAATTATTTAAGCACGCGGGCCGCCGCTACAAACAACAAAGTCGTCTCGGGACAATTTGCCCATTACGGCGACTATGCGACTATGAGCACGTTCCCGTCGGAAGTTTACACCAATACAGGTTCCTGGGCGGGTATGGTGGGTGTGGATTACGCCTTTATTTTTCAGTCGGGCGGTGGCAAATATATTAAATATGATCAACCTAACCAGGTGGCCAGAGAGTACTGGAAACAGGGCGGACTTGTTACTGTCAGCGCTCATTTGTACAATCCGGACAATCCATTATTGGGCTCCAAGTCTGAGCTTGCGAATGAAACTGATATCTTCACGCCGGGAACAACGACTTACAACAATTATCGTGAACAGTTAGCTAAAATCGCGGACGGATTGAAAGTGTTAAGGGATGAAGGGATTGTCGTCCTATGGAGGCCGTTTCACGAAATGAACGCGGGATGGTTCTGGTGGGGACAAATGTCGACAGCTAAATATAAGCAATTATGGACGGAGATGTACACTTATTTCACGAATACCAGAGGACTGGATAACTTACTTTGGGTTTATGCGCCTATAAGTAACGGAGGGACCGGCAGCGAAGTGGATGACTATTATCCGGGCGCAGGATATGTGGATGTTGTGGGACTGGACGTCTATAACAGTTACATCGACCCGGCTCATATCGTCGGCTATAACGAGCTGATTGCACTGAATAAACCGTTCGGATTTACGGAATTTGGTTCCGGGGACGGTGCCGGCGCGAACCCCGCATTCAACTGGAGCAACCTGATCGGCGGCATTAAAGCTTCCTTCCCTAAGACGGCTTTCTTCCAAGCCTGGAACGGAAACTGGACCATCGGACGCTATGCGAATACGAACGGGAACTTGTTGATGAATGACAGCTGGGTCGCAAATCTGGAGGATATCCCGGCGTTTGGGCGACAACCGAATCTTGTCCGGAATCCCGGGTTCGAATGGGGGCTTACGGGTTGGACTTGGCAGAACGGATTTGCCCGTTCAACGGCCGATAAATATGCAGGCGCTTATTCAGCGGGATTCAACGGCACAGGCAGTTACACGAATCTGTTCCAAACCATATTAACCAAGCCCAACACGGCTTATCAGTTAAAGTTCTATGCCAAGACGGGGGCGACGTTAGGTTACAAAATCGTGAACTCCTCCTGGGCTGTCATCGCTTCAGGTTCAACGCCTGTGAACGGAGTCTGGACAGAGTATACGTTGAATTTCAACAGCGGAAGCAACAGCAGTGTGATTGTATCCATTACAGGCTTGTCGGGTGTGAGCTACGTAGATAACTTCACCGTGGTCTCTCCATAG
- a CDS encoding phytanoyl-CoA dioxygenase family protein has product MIELASTLMKPFTEEDIRTYEEQGYLLVKKGCSADLIDAFNGHIYDIRNQTPMPDWAACDEDKKYSLRLFNPHRHDSFSRQMMKLPIIRGGLAQLMGKEAAGVQSMYFYKEPGSPGQASHQDYYYIKNDPMTMIAAWVAMEDLVDEENGCLWVIPGTHKLGLLPHGAVKNLDEHESWTKETEGVDVSNQIPVVMEKGDILFFHELVIHSSNKNRSLNRWRRSYVCHYIREDANITLREDLREKYPLY; this is encoded by the coding sequence ATGATTGAATTAGCGAGCACATTAATGAAACCATTCACAGAAGAGGATATTCGGACATATGAGGAGCAAGGCTATCTGCTTGTTAAGAAAGGTTGCAGCGCGGACCTGATCGATGCCTTCAACGGACACATCTATGATATACGGAACCAGACACCGATGCCGGACTGGGCCGCCTGTGACGAAGATAAGAAATATTCTTTGCGCCTGTTTAACCCGCATCGTCATGACAGTTTCTCCCGTCAAATGATGAAATTGCCGATCATCCGCGGCGGGTTGGCGCAACTGATGGGCAAAGAAGCGGCCGGTGTGCAAAGCATGTATTTCTACAAAGAGCCGGGTTCACCGGGGCAAGCTTCCCATCAGGATTATTATTATATCAAGAACGATCCGATGACGATGATTGCGGCTTGGGTGGCCATGGAGGATCTTGTCGATGAAGAGAACGGATGTCTCTGGGTCATTCCCGGGACGCATAAATTAGGTTTGCTCCCGCACGGAGCTGTGAAGAATCTGGATGAACATGAAAGTTGGACAAAAGAAACGGAAGGCGTGGATGTGAGCAACCAGATTCCGGTCGTGATGGAGAAGGGGGATATCCTGTTCTTTCACGAGCTGGTTATCCATTCATCCAACAAGAATCGCAGTTTGAACAGATGGCGCCGTTCTTATGTGTGCCATTACATTCGTGAAGACGCCAACATTACACTGCGTGAAGATTTAAGAGAAAAGTATCCGCTATATTAA
- a CDS encoding carbohydrate binding domain-containing protein produces MLKKTGMLSFVVLFLLSACMTEWTPQLAQAEVSNESRFITRSGDKLMNGSEEFRFISWNVPSLVLNEDPVLHKSTAWEMEDAIRSVAQMGGQVIRIMQFTVKKSAADTALRFIHGRDGTGTMQYDESLFVNLDKAIQLCNQYGIRLIIPFTNDVEYFGGKAAFANLRGKTAEEFYTDPGVRQDFKEVMHHIMNRTNTYTNIKYKDDKAIMAWETGNELHAPDEWIGDIAAYFKSVNANQLFMDGNWGTLSEQSIEDPNVDILSNHYYSNTDLAGTADRDRLRTKGKKPLIIGEVGLTATLNMQKMFDKVIENGTSGAMIWSLRFHKEDGGYYQHRENSSYFSYHYPPILPTAIGYPVTNDQANVVRMVTDRAYRIQNREVPPIPVPEAPLLLPIQSVQKIAWRGSTGAESYTLERANTPDGPWSVVATEVVDSSNPYVPYQDATAVGGKSYYYRMTANNMSGASPYSNVAGPVPTVISSKENLLVNGGLELGTYGWSMENESNAITREGHRTGRTSLLLGPVNGTQTAKQSLKVKPKTNYKLTLYAKSDGGSARLQVTDVNQGVIGLGGTTDPANVTSISPSAEWKLHTLNFNSGNQEAVIVSLLNLSLNNNTYVDDAELKQDENYVMNAGFEAGLKSWSAGTSGAAVVSNEAKSGTASLKSGNKGGYASITQTMSVTPNTNYELSYYAKGQNPRAKVTTDPGLSNTVTNSACTVSATEWTRCTQSFNSGNFSTVYLTFYEGSTPTTMYIDDVDVRETPNTVANGGFEAGISPWVLGSGATISSVEKRTGINALKTGAKGNYTLSSQQITVKPGTQYTLNLYAKGQGGRYKVVSSDLGTTLMDVPVPSSTDWVKYTREFVSGTHSTLKVMLTEPGTAAITYFDDIEIIETPPAAAKVSFLMNGDFETGRLFPWLASGPVTVTTEERRLGLQSLKLAGQGEGETILSQDFDVEARKDYTISFYSKTSGGSAAYSITNVSGEVPVAEAVTLNIGGGWTYNTVNFNSGEFRELKLKVMQTNSTPIYLDEFMIGFKAPENYQSYNWFIDNFEVYGNKPDMNAALTGAWARNAGGGMITTTLDSSMKSGGDYGMKYSYDMGAKTYAGVIFGLLKNWYEYKGLSMWVQPDGSNNTLTVQFSDASGYGWESQIKLTGTTPRVVTIPFSEFKLASWVANRDAVLDLSSVTSFALYVGRSADGPAAGAIYFDDIQATQTIPVTGVSVTPESGYLEKGEDLALEARIAPLGAASQLVWSSGQPDIASVDAAGKVTAHLSGDATINVITPDGAHSANATVTVVDKSALRTELTVTQAVYEEALSSMQVRSEPVEVFGRAIEEARASLATQGIKQADIELAVTELKAAKAEFYSNLSLYSQLSGPVTVNADAYFSTIYGVSYVTQSVYQNVYVPSTLIQYDPEAVEFIGATSVKPGYEITRVNDTEPGRIQVLSDSAGSNGAVSGDTQLFELQWRAKIRSTNYETTIRGSSAFRSGVGDALPGIESTLAIQMIGVDKTTLIDLIAAVQHKLESAAEGASIGQYAPGSKAALHTELELAESVAGNEKSTQAHADEAAARLSAALNQFNNSVVVRKKEDVNGDSKTNLLDLLLILPNLGKNSAHVDWQRIVNCDVDGDLKISYTDLIMVIKQLNKS; encoded by the coding sequence ATGTTAAAGAAAACCGGTATGTTATCTTTTGTTGTACTGTTTTTGTTAAGCGCTTGCATGACAGAATGGACCCCTCAACTTGCTCAGGCTGAGGTGAGTAACGAATCCCGTTTCATTACCAGATCAGGAGATAAACTGATGAATGGTTCGGAAGAGTTCAGATTCATTTCGTGGAACGTGCCGAGCTTGGTGCTTAATGAAGATCCCGTTCTTCATAAATCCACAGCTTGGGAGATGGAGGATGCGATTCGATCCGTTGCGCAGATGGGCGGGCAAGTCATCCGGATTATGCAATTTACCGTGAAAAAGTCTGCAGCGGATACCGCGCTCCGTTTCATTCACGGACGGGACGGTACAGGGACGATGCAATATGACGAGAGTCTGTTTGTGAATTTGGATAAAGCGATTCAGTTATGCAACCAGTACGGAATTCGGTTGATCATTCCGTTTACCAATGATGTAGAATATTTCGGCGGGAAAGCCGCTTTCGCTAACTTGCGTGGGAAAACTGCGGAGGAATTCTACACGGATCCGGGCGTAAGGCAAGATTTCAAGGAAGTCATGCATCACATTATGAACCGAACCAATACGTATACGAACATTAAATATAAGGATGACAAGGCGATCATGGCTTGGGAAACCGGGAATGAGCTTCATGCTCCCGATGAGTGGATCGGGGATATTGCGGCGTACTTCAAGTCGGTTAATGCGAATCAGTTATTCATGGACGGAAACTGGGGGACGCTTAGCGAGCAATCCATTGAGGATCCGAATGTGGACATCCTGTCTAATCACTATTATTCGAATACGGATCTCGCGGGTACGGCGGACAGAGACAGACTTCGGACCAAGGGGAAGAAACCCCTGATTATCGGGGAAGTAGGTTTAACGGCCACGCTGAATATGCAGAAGATGTTTGATAAAGTCATCGAAAACGGCACCTCCGGCGCGATGATTTGGAGCTTGCGTTTCCATAAGGAAGACGGCGGGTATTATCAGCACCGGGAAAACTCGAGTTATTTCTCTTACCATTATCCGCCGATTCTGCCTACCGCAATCGGGTATCCGGTCACGAATGATCAGGCGAACGTCGTGAGGATGGTAACGGACCGGGCTTACCGCATACAGAATAGGGAAGTACCTCCCATCCCTGTGCCTGAGGCGCCTTTATTGCTGCCGATTCAATCGGTTCAGAAGATTGCCTGGCGTGGAAGCACGGGCGCGGAAAGTTATACGCTCGAGAGAGCGAATACTCCGGATGGTCCATGGTCGGTGGTAGCCACCGAAGTTGTAGACAGCAGTAATCCTTATGTTCCTTATCAGGATGCTACCGCAGTTGGAGGAAAAAGCTACTATTACCGAATGACCGCTAACAATATGTCCGGCGCATCGCCTTATTCTAATGTTGCGGGACCGGTCCCGACGGTTATCTCTTCAAAAGAAAACTTGTTGGTGAATGGAGGACTGGAGCTTGGCACGTATGGATGGAGCATGGAGAATGAGTCCAACGCCATAACGCGGGAAGGGCATCGTACGGGACGAACCTCCTTGTTACTAGGTCCGGTGAACGGAACCCAAACCGCAAAGCAGTCGCTTAAAGTGAAGCCGAAGACAAACTACAAGCTGACTCTGTATGCCAAGTCCGACGGCGGATCCGCGAGGTTGCAAGTGACTGACGTTAATCAGGGAGTCATCGGCCTTGGCGGGACGACAGATCCTGCGAATGTTACATCTATTTCGCCGAGCGCGGAATGGAAACTTCACACGTTAAACTTTAACAGCGGTAACCAAGAAGCAGTCATTGTTTCCCTATTAAATTTATCCTTGAATAATAATACGTATGTGGATGACGCGGAGTTGAAACAGGATGAAAATTACGTGATGAATGCGGGCTTTGAAGCGGGACTGAAATCCTGGTCTGCGGGAACAAGCGGCGCGGCTGTGGTGAGCAATGAAGCGAAATCCGGAACGGCTTCGTTAAAAAGCGGAAATAAAGGCGGATATGCAAGTATAACCCAAACGATGTCCGTTACGCCCAATACCAACTACGAGTTATCTTATTACGCGAAAGGCCAGAATCCGAGAGCGAAGGTGACTACGGATCCGGGTCTGTCCAATACGGTGACAAACAGTGCCTGTACCGTCTCGGCAACGGAATGGACGCGTTGTACACAGTCCTTTAACAGCGGCAATTTCAGCACCGTGTATTTAACGTTCTATGAAGGCAGTACACCGACAACAATGTATATTGATGACGTTGATGTCCGCGAAACTCCAAATACCGTGGCGAACGGCGGATTTGAAGCAGGTATCTCTCCTTGGGTGCTGGGTAGCGGGGCAACGATAAGTTCCGTGGAGAAACGGACAGGAATCAACGCGTTGAAAACAGGCGCCAAAGGGAATTATACGTTATCTTCCCAGCAGATCACGGTCAAGCCCGGAACACAATATACCCTAAACCTATACGCCAAGGGACAGGGAGGGCGATATAAAGTCGTAAGTTCAGATTTAGGAACTACGCTCATGGATGTACCCGTGCCTTCCAGTACCGACTGGGTGAAATATACTCGTGAGTTTGTCAGCGGGACCCATTCTACATTGAAAGTAATGCTTACAGAGCCGGGTACGGCTGCGATTACTTATTTTGATGATATCGAGATCATAGAAACACCGCCGGCTGCGGCGAAAGTCTCCTTCTTGATGAACGGTGACTTTGAAACGGGCCGCTTGTTTCCTTGGCTGGCCAGCGGGCCGGTTACAGTGACAACAGAGGAGCGGAGGCTCGGTTTGCAATCTCTCAAATTGGCCGGCCAGGGAGAAGGGGAAACTATACTTTCTCAAGATTTCGATGTTGAAGCCCGGAAGGACTATACGATTTCATTTTACTCTAAAACCTCCGGCGGCAGCGCGGCTTACAGCATTACGAACGTCTCTGGGGAAGTTCCTGTTGCGGAGGCAGTCACGCTTAATATCGGAGGAGGTTGGACGTACAATACGGTCAATTTCAATAGCGGTGAATTTCGTGAGTTGAAGTTAAAAGTCATGCAGACGAATTCAACTCCGATCTATTTGGATGAATTCATGATTGGCTTTAAAGCTCCCGAAAACTATCAAAGCTACAACTGGTTTATAGACAATTTTGAGGTTTATGGTAACAAACCGGATATGAACGCCGCTTTAACGGGTGCCTGGGCGAGAAACGCAGGCGGCGGAATGATAACTACAACGTTGGATTCCTCCATGAAGAGCGGGGGAGATTACGGAATGAAGTACAGTTACGATATGGGTGCCAAAACGTACGCAGGGGTTATCTTCGGATTACTGAAAAACTGGTATGAATACAAAGGCTTATCCATGTGGGTTCAACCGGACGGTTCCAATAATACATTGACGGTTCAATTCTCCGATGCGTCAGGTTATGGTTGGGAAAGCCAAATCAAGCTTACTGGAACCACGCCGAGAGTAGTCACCATCCCTTTCAGTGAATTTAAGTTAGCTTCTTGGGTAGCGAACCGCGACGCGGTTCTTGATTTGAGCTCCGTGACCAGCTTCGCGTTGTATGTGGGAAGATCCGCTGACGGTCCGGCAGCGGGCGCCATCTACTTCGATGATATTCAAGCGACCCAGACGATACCGGTTACCGGTGTATCCGTTACCCCTGAAAGCGGGTACTTGGAAAAGGGAGAAGATTTGGCGCTGGAGGCGAGGATTGCTCCTTTGGGAGCCGCTTCCCAGCTGGTATGGAGCTCGGGGCAACCCGACATCGCGAGTGTGGATGCGGCCGGCAAAGTAACCGCGCATCTTTCGGGCGATGCGACAATCAACGTCATCACACCGGACGGTGCTCATTCAGCAAATGCAACGGTGACAGTCGTGGACAAGTCGGCGTTGCGTACGGAGTTAACCGTTACTCAGGCTGTTTATGAAGAAGCGTTGTCCAGCATGCAAGTCCGTTCGGAACCCGTGGAGGTGTTCGGCAGGGCTATAGAGGAGGCTCGAGCGTCTTTAGCCACACAAGGAATCAAGCAAGCTGATATCGAGCTTGCTGTAACCGAGTTGAAAGCGGCGAAGGCCGAATTTTATTCAAATCTGAGCCTATACAGTCAACTATCGGGACCGGTGACCGTGAATGCGGATGCGTACTTCTCAACCATCTACGGGGTTTCTTATGTGACCCAGAGTGTATATCAGAATGTATATGTTCCGAGCACTCTCATTCAATACGATCCGGAAGCCGTTGAATTTATCGGGGCGACATCCGTCAAACCCGGTTATGAAATTACACGGGTAAACGATACGGAACCTGGCCGCATTCAAGTCTTGTCAGATTCGGCTGGTTCTAATGGAGCCGTCTCAGGCGATACGCAGCTCTTTGAGCTTCAGTGGAGAGCCAAGATCCGGTCAACGAACTATGAAACCACGATAAGAGGCTCTTCTGCCTTCCGCAGCGGCGTGGGTGATGCTTTACCAGGTATCGAATCAACCCTGGCTATACAAATGATCGGTGTGGATAAGACAACGTTGATTGATCTGATCGCCGCGGTTCAGCATAAGCTGGAATCCGCAGCGGAAGGGGCAAGTATCGGTCAATATGCCCCGGGCTCCAAAGCGGCGTTACACACCGAGCTTGAATTAGCTGAGTCAGTCGCGGGTAATGAAAAGTCAACTCAGGCTCATGCGGATGAAGCCGCAGCGCGGCTGTCAGCTGCCCTGAATCAGTTTAACAACTCTGTTGTTGTACGCAAGAAGGAAGATGTAAACGGAGACAGCAAGACGAATCTCTTGGATTTGCTGCTGATTTTACCGAATTTGGGTAAAAACTCAGCCCATGTCGATTGGCAACGCATCGTGAATTGCGACGTGGATGGGGATTTGAAGATCAGTTATACGGATTTGATTATGGTAATCAAGCAATTAAACAAATCATAG
- a CDS encoding response regulator transcription factor, whose protein sequence is MYSMLIVDDEDYAVRGIKEGVDWSELAIHTLYEAYDAEQAIDLLLTQTIDIVIADIEMPMMNGLELLEWMNEHSPSTITLFLTGHADFHYAKEAIRLGGFDYLLKPIEHDELKRIVALAIQETTRNKRNEEVDDLYTKYLRMWESRLPSMVDHFWQELLERNKPYDEEQWTQVSEQLRIPFQFRDSLIAILISVEQWKKEFSGRDEEIMMYALRSAAQDIFINNRKGQVFQDSGGSIWVVLAAEHTLPVDWAADSDSFINACNEYFYCSASCYISNPVNIGELAGAFGDLLSMERYNVKDTNTVQYQGTSLPDLPVYTVPWLPNWLPLLDMMKREEIVQKVDLTIQQLRESKSDHFELIAAMVHGTTYILYCACHKKGLLLSTLKPAYAVQESPRNLAELRDWMLRMFQTYFDAAGGNNDDHSAIITKIKHYVKDHLHEELTRESISAQVYLNSAYMSRLFKVETGEALFDFIVQARMEKARELLRHSAHSISNIAVSVGYTHFSHFSGMFKKVYGVTPKEYRKRYQE, encoded by the coding sequence ATGTACAGTATGTTGATTGTCGATGATGAAGATTATGCGGTCAGAGGAATTAAAGAAGGCGTGGATTGGAGCGAGCTTGCGATACACACCCTTTACGAGGCCTATGATGCGGAACAAGCCATTGATTTGTTGCTAACCCAGACCATCGATATTGTGATTGCGGATATTGAGATGCCTATGATGAACGGGTTGGAATTGCTGGAATGGATGAATGAGCATTCTCCTTCCACGATTACACTCTTCCTGACGGGACACGCGGACTTTCATTATGCCAAGGAAGCGATCCGCTTAGGCGGCTTTGATTACTTGTTAAAGCCGATTGAACATGACGAGCTCAAGCGCATTGTCGCTCTCGCCATTCAAGAGACGACCCGTAATAAGCGAAATGAAGAGGTCGATGATCTGTATACCAAGTATTTGCGCATGTGGGAGAGTCGGCTGCCCAGTATGGTAGACCACTTCTGGCAAGAACTATTGGAGCGTAACAAACCCTATGATGAGGAACAGTGGACACAGGTTTCTGAGCAGCTGCGCATACCGTTCCAGTTTCGGGATTCGCTGATTGCCATTCTGATCAGCGTAGAGCAATGGAAGAAAGAATTCTCCGGCAGAGATGAGGAGATCATGATGTACGCGCTCCGCTCGGCGGCACAGGACATCTTTATCAACAACCGGAAAGGACAAGTGTTTCAAGACAGCGGAGGAAGCATCTGGGTAGTGCTTGCAGCGGAACACACGTTGCCTGTGGATTGGGCGGCGGATTCCGATTCGTTCATTAACGCTTGCAACGAATACTTCTACTGTTCCGCATCCTGTTATATCAGCAACCCCGTGAATATAGGGGAATTAGCCGGGGCGTTCGGCGATCTTCTCAGCATGGAACGTTACAATGTCAAGGATACTAATACGGTACAATACCAAGGGACATCCCTTCCGGATTTGCCTGTGTACACGGTACCTTGGCTTCCGAATTGGTTGCCCCTGCTGGACATGATGAAGAGGGAAGAGATTGTTCAGAAGGTGGACCTTACGATACAACAGCTTCGCGAGAGTAAATCCGACCACTTCGAATTAATCGCAGCCATGGTGCATGGGACAACTTATATCCTTTATTGCGCGTGTCATAAGAAAGGTCTACTTCTCTCCACCCTAAAGCCGGCTTATGCAGTACAAGAGAGTCCGCGCAACCTTGCCGAACTAAGAGATTGGATGTTGCGGATGTTTCAGACGTACTTCGATGCGGCCGGAGGAAATAACGATGATCATTCAGCCATCATTACAAAGATCAAGCATTATGTGAAAGATCATCTTCATGAAGAGCTTACCCGGGAGTCCATCTCAGCCCAAGTCTACTTAAACAGCGCCTACATGTCGAGATTGTTTAAAGTGGAAACCGGCGAGGCTCTGTTCGACTTTATCGTACAAGCGCGCATGGAGAAGGCACGAGAGTTGCTCAGACATTCGGCGCACAGTATCAGCAATATTGCGGTCTCTGTCGGCTATACTCACTTCTCTCATTTCTCCGGAATGTTCAAAAAAGTATACGGCGTCACCCCGAAGGAATATCGTAAACGTTACCAGGAATAA
- a CDS encoding sensor histidine kinase, producing MITLTSLLVYILYYGIGILTTQALDSHRQLTNTYMERMDSALTKTNSFLSHLAAYDSDLSSIGAYPYGSTEYIMSKINIQKEFTTNTGLYDGVAAFFLYIEPTNDLLLSEGSSVIKPDTLRRAISSTQAKERNIYIDEKSQAIIQITSISRGVYIGAWIDPNRYSFSYDGFLFMFSDGGTSLLRKDYNSLYSNLTPALASRDVTVSNELQHDEKSYLLVKSTSTLANLQLAILIPESDLLGSLRMIKNLMWLLPIAFVVIILLFYFYLQKSFMKPVQHLHQSFKNVTAGKREVDIPEHHHDEFSFLFQSFQNMVGEINELKIDVYEEQIRAQQAEYKHLQLQINPHFYMNTLNIIYNMAAVREYQSVQKLTLHLAHYFRFITKTNRPLISLGDEMDQVRNYLDIQCMRFVDRLHYEIVMPDDIKAYPIPPVTLLTFVENTMIHGFRNKRKDLMVRVVVEPDQSHPDQLFTITIKDNGCGFPQSILDGAPATLPLSQWSPAESDERERGIGMYNVVRRIGMMPGGALARLELTNDEITSGAVVKLTLPKAI from the coding sequence ATGATAACGCTTACGAGTTTGTTGGTATATATTCTGTATTACGGCATTGGCATTCTCACAACCCAGGCGCTCGATTCCCACCGACAACTGACGAATACGTACATGGAGCGGATGGACAGCGCCCTGACGAAGACGAACAGTTTCTTGTCCCACCTTGCGGCGTACGACAGCGACTTGAGTTCCATCGGAGCTTATCCCTACGGATCGACAGAATATATTATGAGCAAAATCAACATTCAGAAGGAATTCACAACCAACACAGGCCTATATGACGGCGTTGCCGCTTTTTTTCTGTATATCGAACCGACCAACGATCTCTTATTGTCCGAAGGCAGCAGCGTCATTAAGCCGGACACGCTTCGCCGAGCCATTTCGTCAACACAGGCAAAGGAACGTAACATTTACATTGACGAAAAATCCCAAGCCATTATTCAAATCACATCGATTTCGAGAGGGGTGTATATCGGAGCTTGGATTGATCCGAACCGTTACAGCTTTTCCTATGACGGCTTCCTCTTTATGTTTAGCGACGGAGGAACTTCCTTACTTCGTAAAGACTATAACAGTCTGTACAGCAATTTAACTCCGGCCTTAGCCTCCCGGGATGTAACCGTTTCGAACGAACTACAACATGACGAGAAATCTTATCTTCTTGTGAAATCAACTTCCACCCTTGCGAATTTACAGTTAGCCATTCTAATCCCCGAATCCGATTTGTTAGGATCGCTGCGCATGATTAAGAATTTGATGTGGTTGCTCCCGATTGCCTTTGTCGTCATCATCCTGCTGTTTTATTTCTATTTACAAAAAAGTTTCATGAAACCGGTCCAGCATTTGCATCAATCCTTCAAAAATGTAACCGCGGGTAAACGGGAAGTCGATATCCCGGAACATCACCATGATGAGTTTTCATTTCTGTTTCAATCGTTTCAAAATATGGTCGGTGAAATCAATGAACTTAAGATTGATGTGTATGAAGAGCAGATCCGTGCTCAACAAGCGGAGTATAAGCATCTGCAGCTTCAAATTAACCCTCACTTTTATATGAATACGCTGAACATCATTTATAACATGGCTGCCGTCCGTGAATACCAATCCGTACAGAAGCTTACTTTGCATCTGGCCCATTATTTCCGGTTTATTACGAAAACCAATCGTCCTTTAATATCCTTAGGAGATGAAATGGATCAAGTCCGCAATTACCTGGACATTCAGTGCATGAGATTTGTGGACCGGCTTCATTATGAAATTGTCATGCCGGATGACATAAAGGCCTATCCAATTCCCCCCGTTACCCTGCTGACCTTTGTGGAGAACACGATGATTCACGGATTTCGCAACAAGCGTAAAGATTTAATGGTCCGAGTTGTCGTGGAACCGGATCAGTCACATCCCGATCAATTGTTCACCATCACCATTAAAGACAACGGCTGCGGATTCCCGCAATCTATTCTGGACGGTGCGCCCGCTACATTACCTCTTTCGCAATGGTCTCCTGCCGAGTCGGATGAGAGAGAGAGGGGCATTGGAATGTATAACGTAGTAAGAAGAATAGGGATGATGCCGGGTGGTGCTCTGGCAAGACTAGAGCTCACCAATGATGAAATTACTTCCGGTGCCGTCGTTAAATTGACACTTCCCAAAGCGATATAA